Proteins encoded within one genomic window of Nonomuraea gerenzanensis:
- a CDS encoding YciI family protein has translation MKYVLMFIETEQYAKQLQDLDEPDRQAAYEAVTRWFAEHEGKITHHTHLAPVHTATTVRLDQGEPVVTDGPFVEGKEVVSGFAEIEVADLDEALRLARSWPACPIVEIRPVS, from the coding sequence GTGAAATACGTGCTGATGTTCATCGAGACCGAGCAGTACGCCAAACAACTCCAGGACCTGGACGAACCGGACCGGCAGGCCGCCTACGAGGCCGTCACCCGGTGGTTCGCCGAGCACGAGGGCAAGATCACCCATCACACGCACCTGGCGCCGGTGCACACCGCGACCACCGTGCGGCTGGACCAGGGGGAGCCGGTGGTCACCGACGGGCCGTTCGTGGAGGGCAAGGAGGTGGTGAGCGGGTTCGCCGAGATCGAGGTGGCCGACCTGGACGAGGCGTTGCGGCTGGCGCGCTCGTGGCCCGCCTGCCCGATCGTGGAGATCCGCCCCGTCTCATGA
- a CDS encoding VOC family protein, with protein sequence MRPTLNTVDLVVSDMKAAIAFYARLGLTFKLDEHSPEHAGCDLPNGLHVMLDTEAFRTPFLPGWSAPTGTPRTLLCFEFDSPAAVDAKYAELVGAGHRGVAEPFDAFWGMRYATVADPDGGLVDLYAALPAS encoded by the coding sequence ATGCGTCCCACCTTGAACACCGTCGACCTCGTGGTGTCCGACATGAAGGCCGCGATCGCCTTCTACGCCCGCCTGGGCCTGACGTTCAAGCTCGACGAGCACTCGCCCGAGCACGCCGGCTGCGACCTGCCGAACGGCCTGCACGTCATGCTGGACACCGAGGCCTTCCGCACCCCGTTCCTGCCGGGCTGGAGCGCGCCGACCGGCACGCCGCGCACGCTGCTGTGCTTCGAGTTCGACAGCCCGGCCGCGGTGGACGCCAAGTACGCCGAGCTCGTCGGGGCCGGTCACCGGGGCGTCGCGGAGCCGTTCGACGCGTTCTGGGGCATGCGTTACGCCACGGTCGCCGACCCGGACGGCGGCCTCGTGGACCTGTACGCCGCACTTCCGGCAAGCTGA